One window of the Archangium primigenium genome contains the following:
- a CDS encoding ATP-binding protein → MADDDNSSRTGNGPVPPPRAPERPAGPPSARSPAPPSGTTPPPGAPGRAPPGPQGPPQRPPQPGAPKPPQGPPPGAPRAEAPRPQAPGPVGKPAAPSRPSGSTPPAGAPPPAGSPPPKAPPPTRPEGGVLSSLPEKNQGEFEELATLAKTSSLELPADLKDAVGFTHFDTSSSEDNLITVLTTRDDLPKLASQTLVRVKSREDKRSYLGVVVRGPFAEPDAIAANSTMAVGVVVQGKKLAYTFDYHGRADIEILGEEKGEGGVLTAPKLRPRPKSPVFLLNEQESARVLGLKGDMCLGLVAGYEGMEARLDPRDKSILPRHTGIIGTTGGGKSTTVATLIHHAQAAGIATIVFDVEGEYTHVDQPTEHAAMIAALELRGQKAEGVKNLHIHHLTGRDSRNPKHKNLHRFSLKFSSLSPYAISEILGMSEAQQERFHKAYDVTKLLLEDFKLFPRNEAEQQKMLDVDEHSTGYPEMKLQHLLDVVNTYLYALSDEGKGETRSRAKPTTRRRGAAEEESDAEDGADAEGADAVPRGPRLMSEFRQNPGRVLGRVMAASSKNEISWKALMGKLQNLRRLKIFDVDTAPGVAHDTLLEPGRVSVIDLSDTDSPQLNNLVIADILRGLQEKQEERYQAAHADGKPITPVLIVLEEAHEFLSASRISQMPVLFEQVAKIAKRGRKRWLGLVFVTQLPQHLPNEVLGLLNNFIIHKITDSSVISRMQKTVGNIDESLWNRVNRLAPGQALVSFSNFTRPLMVAVDPAPVKRLLVD, encoded by the coding sequence ATGGCCGATGATGACAACTCCTCCCGGACCGGCAACGGCCCGGTCCCCCCTCCGCGCGCGCCCGAGCGCCCCGCCGGGCCGCCCTCGGCTCGGAGCCCCGCGCCTCCCAGCGGCACGACCCCGCCTCCCGGCGCTCCGGGACGGGCACCTCCGGGGCCGCAGGGCCCGCCCCAGCGTCCACCCCAGCCCGGGGCCCCCAAGCCGCCCCAGGGCCCGCCTCCGGGTGCGCCGAGGGCCGAGGCCCCGCGTCCCCAGGCCCCGGGGCCCGTGGGCAAGCCCGCGGCGCCCTCCCGGCCTTCCGGCTCGACTCCACCCGCGGGGGCGCCTCCGCCCGCGGGCTCGCCGCCCCCCAAGGCCCCGCCGCCCACCAGGCCCGAGGGGGGCGTCCTCAGCTCCCTGCCCGAGAAGAACCAGGGCGAGTTCGAGGAGCTCGCGACCCTGGCGAAGACCTCGTCCCTCGAGCTTCCCGCCGATCTCAAGGACGCCGTGGGCTTCACCCACTTCGACACCTCGTCGAGCGAGGACAACCTCATCACCGTCCTGACCACCCGCGATGACCTGCCCAAGCTGGCGTCACAGACGCTCGTGCGGGTGAAGTCCCGGGAGGACAAGCGCTCCTACCTGGGGGTCGTGGTCCGGGGGCCCTTCGCCGAGCCGGACGCCATCGCCGCCAACTCCACCATGGCGGTGGGCGTGGTCGTGCAGGGCAAGAAGCTGGCCTACACCTTCGACTACCACGGGCGCGCCGACATCGAGATCCTCGGGGAGGAGAAGGGGGAGGGGGGCGTCCTGACGGCGCCCAAGCTCCGGCCCCGGCCCAAGAGCCCGGTCTTCCTGCTCAACGAGCAGGAGAGCGCGCGGGTCCTCGGCCTCAAGGGCGACATGTGTCTGGGATTGGTGGCGGGGTACGAAGGGATGGAGGCACGGTTGGATCCGCGGGACAAGTCCATCCTCCCGCGGCACACCGGCATCATCGGCACCACGGGCGGCGGCAAGTCCACCACCGTGGCCACCCTCATCCACCACGCCCAGGCCGCGGGCATCGCCACCATCGTCTTCGACGTGGAGGGGGAATACACGCACGTGGATCAACCCACGGAGCACGCGGCCATGATCGCGGCCCTCGAGCTCCGGGGACAGAAGGCCGAGGGCGTGAAAAACCTCCACATCCATCACCTCACCGGCCGGGACAGCCGCAATCCCAAGCACAAGAACCTGCACCGCTTCTCGCTCAAGTTCTCGAGCCTGTCGCCGTATGCCATCTCGGAGATCCTCGGCATGTCCGAGGCCCAGCAGGAGCGCTTCCACAAGGCCTACGACGTCACGAAGCTGCTGCTGGAGGACTTCAAGCTCTTTCCGAGGAACGAGGCCGAGCAGCAGAAGATGCTGGACGTGGACGAGCACTCGACGGGCTACCCGGAGATGAAGCTCCAGCACCTGCTGGACGTGGTGAACACCTACCTCTACGCGCTCAGCGACGAGGGCAAGGGCGAGACCCGGAGCCGGGCGAAGCCCACGACCCGCAGGCGCGGGGCCGCGGAGGAGGAGAGCGACGCCGAGGACGGCGCCGACGCCGAGGGCGCGGACGCCGTGCCCCGGGGCCCCCGGCTGATGAGCGAGTTCCGTCAGAACCCGGGACGCGTGCTGGGCCGGGTCATGGCGGCGAGCAGCAAGAACGAGATCAGCTGGAAGGCCTTGATGGGCAAGCTGCAGAACCTGCGGCGCCTGAAAATCTTCGATGTCGACACGGCGCCGGGCGTGGCGCACGACACGCTGCTCGAGCCGGGGCGGGTGTCGGTGATCGACCTGTCGGACACGGACTCGCCCCAGCTCAACAACCTCGTCATCGCCGACATCCTGCGGGGCCTCCAGGAAAAGCAGGAGGAGCGCTACCAGGCGGCGCATGCCGACGGCAAACCCATCACCCCGGTGCTCATCGTGCTGGAGGAAGCGCACGAGTTCCTGTCCGCCAGTCGCATCTCCCAGATGCCCGTGTTGTTCGAGCAGGTGGCGAAGATCGCCAAGCGGGGCCGCAAGCGGTGGCTGGGCCTCGTCTTCGTCACGCAACTGCCGCAGCACCTGCCCAACGAGGTGCTGGGGCTGCTCAACAACTTCATCATCCACAAGATCACGGACAGCTCCGTCATCTCCCGGATGCAGAAGACCGTGGGGAACATCGACGAGAGCCTGTGGAACCGGGTCAACCGGCTCGCGCCCGGGCAGGCCCTGGTGTCGTTCAGCAACTTCACCCGGCCCCTCATGGTCGCGGTGGATCCCGCCCCCGTGAAGCGCCTGCTCGTGGATTGA
- a CDS encoding xanthine dehydrogenase family protein molybdopterin-binding subunit, with translation MSAPLGRRDFLQGALVVAFSLAAPAVRGANTPRAGALPGDLQRHPALDAWLRIGAEGRVTLKTGKVELGQGILTAFAQLCADELDIELSRLDILSGDTRHSPNQGTTAGSMSMPEGGSAVRAVSAEARALLVRLASERLGVPGGRLQVRDGTISDPTSGEDVTYWSLVGGKALGHEATGTVSPKPASERRYSGRPVPRRELPARVTGETAFVQDLRPEALVHGRVVRPPSPGASLVAVDTAPVEGMPGVLKVVRDGSFLGVIATHEWRAHRAATRLAELARWRPGEPLPVDPHAWLLAQPTRDTVIRDVARPEGPAPTRTLEANYRRPYLMHGSIGPSCAVALWTDEGLTVDTHSQSVFETAAAIARMLGLPPERVWARHHGGSGCYGHNGADDVAADAALLARALPGQSVRVQWSRQDEHTWEPYGPAMVTKVRADVDAAGDVLDWRYELWSTSHGTRPGGQPGNLLAATTLAQPFARPAPRNGGPPNYAADRNALPLYAFPGQRVTTHFVTALPLRSSSLRGLGAHANVFSIESFMDELAHAANVDPLAYRLRQLRDPRARDVLQKAAERFGWASGTRRPHHGRGLGFARYKNLASYCAVCLEVVVEPTTHALRVVRAVLAADAGEIVNPDGLAHQLEGGLIQSLSWGLKEAVQYDAQRILSRDWATYPLLTFSEVPSVEVALIDRPGEPFLGAGEASQGPTAAALANALFDATGLRVRALPLTPERLAAARAAQGSGQ, from the coding sequence ATGAGCGCGCCGCTCGGTCGCCGGGACTTCCTCCAGGGCGCGCTGGTGGTCGCCTTCTCCCTCGCGGCCCCCGCCGTCCGGGGCGCGAACACCCCGCGCGCGGGCGCGCTGCCGGGAGATCTCCAGCGGCATCCCGCGCTCGACGCCTGGCTGCGCATCGGCGCGGAGGGCCGGGTCACGCTCAAGACCGGCAAGGTGGAGCTGGGCCAGGGCATCCTCACGGCGTTCGCCCAACTGTGCGCCGACGAGCTGGACATCGAGCTGTCGCGCCTGGACATCCTCTCCGGGGACACCCGGCACTCGCCGAACCAGGGCACCACCGCCGGCAGCATGTCCATGCCCGAGGGCGGCTCGGCCGTGCGCGCCGTCTCCGCCGAGGCCCGCGCCCTGCTGGTGCGGCTCGCCAGCGAACGGCTCGGTGTGCCCGGCGGCCGGCTCCAGGTGCGCGATGGCACCATCTCGGACCCCACGAGCGGCGAGGACGTCACCTACTGGAGCCTCGTGGGGGGCAAGGCGCTCGGGCACGAGGCGACGGGCACCGTGTCCCCCAAGCCCGCGTCCGAGCGGCGCTACAGCGGGCGCCCCGTGCCCCGCCGGGAACTGCCCGCCCGCGTCACGGGCGAGACGGCGTTCGTGCAGGACCTGCGGCCCGAGGCGCTCGTGCATGGGCGCGTCGTCCGACCGCCCTCACCCGGGGCCTCGCTCGTCGCGGTGGACACCGCCCCCGTGGAGGGCATGCCCGGGGTGCTCAAGGTCGTGCGGGACGGGAGCTTCCTCGGCGTCATCGCCACCCACGAGTGGCGGGCACATCGGGCCGCGACCCGGCTGGCGGAGCTCGCCCGCTGGCGTCCGGGCGAACCCCTGCCCGTGGATCCCCACGCCTGGCTGCTCGCGCAGCCCACGCGGGACACGGTCATCCGGGACGTGGCGCGCCCCGAGGGCCCCGCCCCCACCCGGACGCTGGAGGCGAACTACCGCCGCCCCTACCTCATGCACGGCTCCATCGGGCCCTCGTGCGCGGTGGCGCTGTGGACGGACGAGGGGTTGACCGTGGACACCCACAGCCAGAGCGTCTTCGAGACGGCCGCGGCGATCGCGCGGATGCTCGGCCTGCCCCCGGAGCGGGTCTGGGCCCGGCACCACGGGGGCTCGGGGTGCTACGGCCACAACGGCGCGGATGACGTCGCCGCCGACGCGGCCCTGCTCGCCCGCGCCCTGCCGGGCCAGTCCGTGCGCGTGCAGTGGTCCCGCCAGGACGAGCACACCTGGGAGCCCTACGGGCCCGCCATGGTGACGAAGGTGCGCGCGGACGTGGACGCGGCGGGCGACGTGCTCGACTGGCGCTACGAGCTGTGGTCCACCTCGCACGGCACCCGCCCGGGGGGCCAGCCCGGCAACCTGCTCGCGGCGACGACGCTCGCTCAGCCCTTCGCCAGGCCCGCGCCGCGCAATGGCGGGCCGCCCAACTACGCCGCCGATCGCAACGCCCTTCCGCTCTACGCGTTTCCCGGCCAGCGCGTCACCACCCACTTCGTCACGGCCCTGCCCCTGCGCTCCTCGTCCCTGCGCGGCCTCGGGGCGCACGCCAACGTCTTCTCCATCGAGTCCTTCATGGACGAGCTGGCCCACGCGGCGAACGTGGACCCGCTCGCCTACCGGCTCCGTCAGCTGCGCGACCCCCGGGCCCGGGACGTGCTCCAGAAGGCCGCCGAGCGCTTCGGCTGGGCCTCGGGCACACGCCGGCCCCACCATGGCCGGGGCCTCGGCTTCGCCCGGTACAAGAACCTCGCGAGCTACTGCGCCGTGTGCCTGGAGGTCGTGGTGGAGCCCACCACCCACGCCCTCCGGGTGGTGCGCGCCGTGCTGGCCGCCGACGCGGGGGAGATCGTCAACCCGGATGGGCTGGCCCACCAGCTCGAGGGCGGCCTCATCCAGTCGCTGAGCTGGGGCCTCAAGGAAGCGGTCCAGTACGACGCCCAGCGCATCCTCTCCCGCGACTGGGCCACCTACCCGCTGCTCACCTTCTCCGAGGTGCCGTCCGTGGAGGTGGCGCTCATCGACCGGCCCGGCGAGCCGTTCCTCGGCGCGGGCGAGGCCTCGCAGGGACCCACCGCGGCGGCCCTGGCCAACGCCCTGTTCGATGCCACGGGCTTGCGGGTGCGCGCGCTGCCCCTGACGCCCGAGCGGCTCGCGGCGGCGCGGGCGGCTCAGGGCTCCGGGCAGTGA
- a CDS encoding sterol desaturase family protein encodes MPSAPPINLTLYAIPAFVLLMAVEVLYLVRHRESGLLGYSLRDSAASLTMGLGYSAIGLLWKGVEFALYLALYELTPLRMGTGALAWVLLIVGDDFCYYWFHRIHHESRVFWASHVVHHSSERYNLSTALRQTWTPMTSSLFWAPLALLGFHPVMIVLQQAISLLYQFWIHTEAVGRLGPLEWVLNTPSHHRVHHGSNPRYLDRNYAGIFIVWDRLFGTFQAEDERPVYGLTHNIRTYNPVRIAFHEFAAILRDVRRGASWRVRLGHVFRGPGWTPSPDDTRAPPTSRPDCGPGPAC; translated from the coding sequence ATGCCGTCCGCTCCGCCCATCAATCTCACGCTGTACGCCATTCCGGCGTTCGTCCTGCTGATGGCCGTGGAGGTGCTCTACCTGGTGCGGCACCGCGAGTCCGGTCTGCTCGGCTACTCGCTGCGCGACTCGGCGGCGAGCCTCACCATGGGACTGGGCTACTCGGCCATCGGCCTGCTCTGGAAGGGCGTGGAGTTCGCCCTCTACCTGGCGCTGTACGAGCTCACGCCGCTGCGCATGGGCACCGGCGCGCTGGCCTGGGTGCTGCTCATCGTCGGGGATGACTTCTGCTACTACTGGTTCCACCGCATCCACCACGAGAGCCGCGTCTTCTGGGCCTCGCACGTGGTGCACCACTCGAGCGAGCGCTACAACCTGTCCACCGCCCTGCGCCAGACGTGGACGCCCATGACGAGCTCGCTGTTCTGGGCGCCGCTCGCGCTCCTGGGCTTCCACCCGGTGATGATCGTCCTGCAGCAGGCCATCAGCCTGCTCTACCAGTTCTGGATCCACACCGAGGCGGTGGGCCGGCTGGGGCCGCTGGAGTGGGTGCTCAACACGCCCTCGCACCACCGCGTCCACCACGGCTCCAACCCGCGCTACCTGGACCGCAACTACGCGGGCATCTTCATCGTCTGGGACCGGCTCTTCGGCACCTTCCAGGCGGAGGACGAGCGCCCCGTGTACGGGCTCACGCACAACATCCGCACGTACAACCCCGTGCGCATCGCCTTCCACGAGTTCGCCGCCATCCTGCGCGACGTGCGCCGTGGCGCGTCGTGGCGCGTCCGGCTGGGCCACGTGTTCCGGGGGCCGGGCTGGACACCGTCGCCGGACGACACTCGGGCGCCGCCCACGTCCCGGCCCGATTGCGGCCCCGGTCCGGCTTGTTAG
- a CDS encoding ImmA/IrrE family metallo-endopeptidase, which yields MVFHLPRVSLVPVAGLTTHWIRDWFSRRHIAIETPAEDRAPHGCTAAIEEHGYIFWDTQDPEDVQRFTLAHEVAHFVVDHLQPRQEARRALGKRILEVFDGKREPNIEEGLSAMFKRIPLAQLNLMNRGVSGDIRQGEISFVEHRADRLAFELLAPASHALPLLQDLPRKQCVDALVSRFGLPRKKARTYVRLLLGPERPRFSIQKYFDDEEEG from the coding sequence GTGGTCTTCCATCTCCCCCGCGTCTCCCTCGTGCCCGTGGCGGGGCTGACCACCCATTGGATCCGCGATTGGTTCTCGCGCAGGCACATCGCGATCGAGACACCCGCCGAGGACAGGGCTCCGCACGGGTGCACGGCGGCGATCGAGGAGCATGGCTACATCTTCTGGGATACCCAGGATCCCGAGGACGTGCAGCGCTTCACGCTCGCCCATGAGGTGGCGCACTTCGTCGTCGACCATCTCCAACCGCGGCAGGAGGCCCGGCGCGCCTTGGGCAAGCGGATCCTCGAGGTCTTCGATGGCAAGCGCGAGCCGAACATCGAGGAGGGCCTGTCCGCCATGTTCAAGCGGATTCCCCTCGCCCAGCTCAACCTCATGAACCGGGGCGTCTCGGGGGACATCCGCCAGGGAGAAATCTCCTTCGTGGAGCACCGCGCGGACCGGCTCGCCTTCGAGCTGCTGGCGCCCGCGAGCCATGCCCTGCCATTGCTCCAGGACCTGCCGCGCAAGCAATGTGTCGATGCACTGGTGTCCCGCTTCGGGCTTCCCAGGAAGAAGGCCCGGACCTACGTCCGGCTCCTGCTCGGACCGGAACGCCCCCGTTTTTCCATCCAGAAGTACTTCGATGACGAGGAGGAGGGTTGA
- a CDS encoding Isoquinoline 1-oxidoreductase subunit translates to MRALPVSLLALSLTLPLLGGCTRPAPSREPPPPDTAPEPAPAAALRPVASFDGIADPRARSVALFTEAGRVITHPRCTNCHSADGVPRQGLGQRPHLPAVTGGADGHGPPGLPCTACHQAVNLPLMGESLRSIPGNPKWALAPVEMAWVGRSLGSICAQLKDPTRNGGKSLAEIQHHMAEDELVAWGWAPGRGLQPVPASQRVFGALIQAWIDTGAHCPEP, encoded by the coding sequence ATGCGCGCGCTGCCCGTCTCCCTCCTGGCGTTGAGCCTCACCCTCCCGCTCCTCGGGGGCTGCACCCGGCCCGCGCCCTCCCGGGAGCCGCCGCCCCCGGACACCGCGCCCGAGCCGGCGCCGGCCGCGGCCCTGCGTCCCGTCGCGTCCTTCGACGGCATCGCGGACCCCCGGGCCCGCTCGGTGGCGCTGTTCACCGAGGCCGGTCGGGTCATCACCCATCCCCGGTGCACGAACTGTCACTCCGCGGATGGCGTGCCCCGGCAGGGGCTGGGGCAGCGGCCGCACCTGCCCGCGGTCACGGGCGGCGCGGACGGGCATGGGCCTCCTGGCCTGCCGTGCACCGCGTGTCACCAGGCGGTGAACCTCCCCTTGATGGGCGAGTCCCTGCGGAGCATTCCCGGCAACCCCAAGTGGGCCCTGGCGCCCGTGGAGATGGCGTGGGTGGGCCGCTCGTTGGGCTCCATCTGCGCGCAGCTCAAGGATCCCACGCGCAACGGGGGCAAGAGCCTCGCCGAGATCCAGCACCACATGGCCGAGGACGAACTCGTCGCGTGGGGCTGGGCGCCCGGCCGGGGCCTCCAGCCGGTGCCCGCGTCCCAGCGGGTGTTCGGCGCGCTCATCCAGGCGTGGATCGATACCGGGGCTCACTGCCCGGAGCCCTGA
- a CDS encoding TetR/AcrR family transcriptional regulator: protein MSDAPSLAVVGPRARRTQQERRDATRLKLLDATIECLRELGYARLTTLAVAQRADMSQGALFKHFPTKASLLGAAVEHLFPRLIDEYRAGFEGLSVAPGERIAQAIERLWELYQRPELLAALELFVAARTDAELAAALGVVNPPHRRNLHRVARELFPDVASTRPDFDALIELILNAVQGAAVGGVGLPSNPDHPAMLAFLTQFARRALSSAP from the coding sequence ATGTCCGACGCCCCTTCCCTCGCCGTGGTGGGCCCGCGGGCCCGGCGCACCCAGCAGGAGCGCCGGGATGCGACCCGGCTCAAGCTGCTCGACGCGACGATCGAGTGTCTGCGGGAGCTGGGCTACGCGCGCCTCACCACCCTGGCGGTGGCCCAGCGCGCCGACATGTCCCAGGGGGCGCTGTTCAAGCACTTCCCCACCAAGGCGAGCCTGCTCGGCGCCGCCGTCGAGCACCTGTTCCCCCGGCTGATTGACGAGTACCGCGCCGGGTTCGAGGGCCTCTCGGTCGCGCCGGGGGAGCGGATCGCCCAGGCGATTGAACGGCTCTGGGAACTCTACCAGCGCCCCGAGTTGCTCGCCGCCCTGGAGTTGTTCGTGGCGGCGCGGACGGATGCGGAGCTGGCCGCGGCGCTCGGGGTGGTGAATCCGCCGCACCGCCGCAACCTGCACCGGGTGGCGCGCGAGCTCTTCCCCGACGTGGCGTCCACCCGTCCCGACTTCGATGCCCTCATCGAGCTCATCCTCAACGCCGTGCAGGGCGCTGCCGTGGGAGGCGTGGGCCTGCCCTCCAATCCGGACCACCCCGCGATGCTCGCCTTCCTCACCCAGTTCGCCCGCCGCGCCTTGTCCTCCGCCCCCTGA
- a CDS encoding LuxR C-terminal-related transcriptional regulator, which yields MTWEDMSAEEQSLVGKLLEELNQVQTLSELVRCAEAFLMRLLSADCMALCVSKPGPTREYEWETSRMLSAFFARAPEWGPSDFVAGTVSREPGRVFRDQEMISREGLEGNAMYRLSHTLGMPLEQVMSVMLTIPGESWHGGFTAYRTRRQPFTERDEGLLQYVARQLASALHKCRMFMERMLYRDLFASIARQQGLALVVLKSSGEILQETAPVAALLRKWFPKEPLSTGLPRELRERCAALARGATDDTWTRDNKDMRERLTVTFTALPQAEGPAHWKVDFRETRRSLLDDWLNELTPTETRAFWLLMQGKSNKEIAAALGNEVETVKKQVSCIYKKTGTSGRQELAARARSLGATVVMPPREEPE from the coding sequence ATGACGTGGGAGGACATGAGTGCCGAGGAGCAGTCGCTCGTCGGCAAGCTGTTGGAGGAACTGAATCAGGTTCAGACCCTGTCGGAGTTGGTGCGCTGCGCCGAGGCCTTCCTGATGCGCCTGTTGTCGGCGGACTGTATGGCGCTGTGTGTGTCCAAGCCCGGTCCCACGCGGGAATACGAGTGGGAGACGTCGCGCATGTTGTCGGCGTTCTTCGCGCGAGCGCCGGAGTGGGGCCCGAGCGACTTCGTGGCGGGGACGGTGTCGCGCGAGCCGGGCCGCGTCTTCCGGGACCAGGAGATGATCTCGCGCGAGGGGCTGGAGGGCAATGCCATGTACCGGCTCAGCCACACGTTGGGCATGCCCCTGGAGCAGGTCATGTCCGTGATGTTGACCATTCCGGGGGAGTCCTGGCACGGGGGCTTCACGGCGTACCGCACCCGCCGCCAGCCCTTCACGGAGCGGGATGAGGGCCTGCTGCAATACGTCGCCCGGCAACTGGCGAGCGCGCTGCACAAGTGCCGGATGTTCATGGAGCGCATGCTCTACCGGGACCTGTTCGCGTCCATCGCCCGGCAGCAGGGACTGGCCCTCGTGGTGCTCAAGTCGTCGGGAGAGATCCTCCAGGAGACGGCGCCCGTCGCCGCGTTGCTGCGCAAGTGGTTTCCCAAGGAGCCTCTGTCCACGGGGCTGCCCCGGGAGTTGCGCGAGCGCTGCGCGGCGCTCGCTCGGGGCGCGACGGACGACACGTGGACGCGCGACAACAAGGACATGCGCGAGCGCTTGACGGTGACCTTCACGGCCCTGCCGCAGGCGGAGGGGCCCGCGCACTGGAAGGTGGACTTCCGGGAGACCCGGCGCTCGCTGCTCGATGACTGGCTCAATGAACTGACGCCCACGGAGACGCGGGCCTTCTGGCTGCTGATGCAGGGAAAGTCCAACAAGGAGATCGCGGCGGCGCTGGGCAACGAGGTGGAGACCGTGAAGAAACAGGTGAGCTGCATCTACAAGAAGACAGGCACGAGCGGCCGTCAGGAACTGGCGGCGCGCGCCCGGTCGCTCGGGGCTACTGTCGTGATGCCACCGCGGGAGGAGCCGGAGTGA
- a CDS encoding RNA polymerase sigma factor, translating to MPTQREPPDERDLHARALRKDPVILLDLLKAFAQKMQGFVLRDLNCGEEAAYDAVIDVLFAYVATPERYDPKRGALLVTYLTQAAKYRVRDQLRSTSARVERDKKWGGDVELGQRTAKDILENYVEASRAVDRLIAKGHLKSPKDIAALRLILSGESSTEVLARALGLDTSNEELMRRMVKRHRDRLMKILERFGKEDLDDPT from the coding sequence ATGCCAACACAGCGAGAACCGCCGGACGAACGGGACCTGCATGCGCGAGCCCTTCGCAAGGATCCGGTGATCCTGCTGGATCTGCTGAAGGCCTTCGCGCAGAAGATGCAGGGCTTCGTGCTGCGGGACCTGAACTGCGGCGAGGAGGCGGCCTACGACGCCGTCATCGATGTGCTGTTCGCCTATGTCGCCACTCCCGAGCGGTATGACCCCAAGCGGGGCGCCCTCCTGGTGACCTACCTCACCCAGGCGGCCAAGTACCGGGTGCGCGATCAGCTCCGGTCGACGTCCGCCCGGGTCGAGCGCGACAAAAAATGGGGGGGCGATGTCGAACTCGGGCAGCGGACCGCGAAAGATATTTTAGAGAATTATGTGGAGGCTTCCCGTGCCGTGGACCGGCTCATCGCGAAGGGGCATTTGAAGAGCCCCAAGGACATCGCCGCCCTTCGGCTCATCTTGAGCGGAGAGAGCTCCACCGAGGTGCTGGCCCGGGCCTTGGGCCTGGACACCTCGAACGAGGAGCTGATGCGGCGGATGGTGAAGCGGCATCGGGATCGACTCATGAAGATACTGGAACGTTTTGGAAAGGAGGACCTCGATGACCCCACCTGA
- a CDS encoding (2Fe-2S)-binding protein translates to MAFTLNVNGETHAIDADEDTPLLYVLRDALKLNGAKYGCGVGQCGACTVLRDGAPLRSCLVPAALLSGRALTTLEGLRGPEGALHPLQRAFLEEQAGQCAYCIPGMILAAEALLRVKPEPTEAEIRTALDANLCRCGSHNRIVRAIQRAAKERQG, encoded by the coding sequence ATGGCCTTCACGCTGAACGTCAATGGAGAGACCCACGCCATCGACGCCGATGAGGACACGCCCCTGCTCTACGTCCTCCGGGACGCGCTGAAGCTCAACGGCGCGAAGTACGGGTGTGGCGTGGGCCAGTGTGGCGCCTGCACGGTGCTCCGGGACGGCGCCCCCCTGCGCTCGTGCCTCGTGCCCGCCGCCCTGCTGTCCGGGCGGGCCCTCACCACGCTCGAGGGGCTGCGGGGCCCCGAGGGCGCGCTCCATCCGCTCCAGCGGGCGTTCCTCGAGGAGCAGGCCGGGCAGTGCGCCTACTGCATCCCGGGGATGATCCTCGCGGCGGAGGCCCTGCTGCGGGTGAAGCCCGAGCCGACGGAGGCGGAGATCCGCACCGCGCTGGACGCGAACCTGTGCCGGTGTGGCTCCCACAACCGCATCGTGCGCGCCATCCAACGCGCCGCGAAGGAGCGCCAGGGATGA
- a CDS encoding dihydroneopterin aldolase, protein MNPSLSGAWPVIPRDGRGRPLDVIELRRLTVQCIVGMYPAERDTPQPLELDAALYLDTREAGLKGRLQDTVDYARLTGELRFLLETANFRMLETAAEALCRYLLAPPTADAMRAPLQAVTLRLSKPEALGRTAQAALCVHRTADEYHFEHEEKPFGRVDILFQDEHVGIYRLRIAPGRTIVTHEHRVMEEAELVLGAGLLLQGQPVLAGTGLRWPRHLPHRYDNPREVEQTVLCVDRPAFIPSDEVEVPEPAEGLAPVQGRAYYPEAANLPETETRKA, encoded by the coding sequence ATGAACCCCTCCCTCTCCGGTGCCTGGCCCGTCATCCCCCGTGACGGGCGGGGCCGTCCCCTGGATGTCATCGAGCTGCGCCGCCTCACCGTGCAGTGCATCGTCGGCATGTACCCGGCCGAGCGGGACACCCCGCAGCCGCTGGAGCTCGACGCGGCGCTCTACCTGGACACCCGCGAGGCGGGCCTCAAGGGGCGCCTCCAGGACACGGTGGACTACGCGCGGCTGACGGGCGAGCTGCGCTTCCTGCTGGAGACGGCGAACTTCCGCATGCTGGAGACGGCGGCGGAGGCGCTCTGCCGCTACCTGCTCGCCCCGCCCACGGCGGACGCGATGCGGGCACCCCTCCAGGCGGTGACGCTGCGCCTGTCCAAGCCGGAGGCCCTGGGTCGCACGGCCCAGGCCGCCCTGTGCGTGCACCGCACGGCGGACGAGTACCACTTCGAGCACGAGGAGAAGCCCTTTGGCCGGGTGGACATCCTCTTCCAGGACGAGCACGTGGGCATCTACCGGCTGCGCATCGCGCCGGGGCGCACCATCGTCACCCACGAGCACCGGGTGATGGAGGAGGCGGAGCTGGTGCTGGGCGCGGGGCTGCTGCTCCAGGGACAGCCCGTCCTCGCGGGCACGGGCCTGCGCTGGCCGAGGCACCTGCCGCACCGCTACGACAACCCGCGCGAGGTCGAGCAGACGGTGCTGTGCGTGGACCGGCCGGCCTTCATCCCCTCGGACGAGGTGGAAGTCCCCGAGCCGGCGGAGGGCCTCGCGCCCGTGCAGGGCCGCGCCTACTACCCGGAGGCGGCGAACCTCCCCGAGACGGAGACGCGCAAGGCCTGA